In one Corallococcus sp. EGB genomic region, the following are encoded:
- the rdgB gene encoding RdgB/HAM1 family non-canonical purine NTP pyrophosphatase yields the protein MKPKLLFATGNAGKVRELRMLVGDAVEVVSLKDLPPVPEPVEDGDTLEANAVKKAREYSEATGLPALADDSGLFVDALDGQPGVLSARYAPGSDKDRYEKLLAELADVPDDKRTASFRCALALVTGKGEPAVEVGRCEGVILRAPKGANGFGYDPVFQVDGEGGRSMAELAPEEKARVSHRARAFQLMRRHLLAL from the coding sequence ATGAAGCCCAAGCTGCTCTTCGCCACCGGCAACGCCGGCAAGGTGCGCGAGCTGCGCATGCTCGTGGGGGACGCCGTGGAGGTGGTGTCCCTCAAGGACCTGCCCCCCGTGCCCGAGCCCGTGGAGGACGGTGACACCCTCGAGGCGAACGCGGTGAAGAAGGCCCGCGAGTACTCGGAGGCCACGGGCCTGCCCGCGCTGGCGGATGACTCCGGGCTGTTCGTGGACGCGCTGGATGGCCAGCCCGGCGTGCTGTCCGCCCGGTACGCGCCGGGCAGCGACAAGGACCGGTACGAGAAGCTCCTCGCGGAGCTGGCGGACGTGCCGGATGACAAGCGCACCGCGTCCTTCCGCTGCGCCCTGGCGCTGGTGACGGGGAAGGGGGAGCCCGCGGTGGAGGTGGGCCGCTGCGAGGGTGTCATCCTCCGCGCGCCGAAGGGGGCGAACGGTTTCGGCTATGACCCCGTGTTCCAGGTGGACGGGGAGGGCGGGCGTTCCATGGCGGAGCTGGCGCCGGAGGAGAAGGCGCGGGTGTCGCACCGGGCCCGGGCGTTCCAGCTGATGCGGCGCCATCTGTTGGCGCTCTGA
- a CDS encoding PP2C family serine/threonine-protein phosphatase, with translation MSRAFDVGSSSEQGRRDYQQDAVGHTRGPAGLIAAVADGLGSYEGSDKAAQAAVRSVLGHAYLDQVAVVGGSLKRGLESSVRCAHRDVHHEQRVGGHSGLTTLALLVLVGKRAAVAHVGDSRVYRLRAGKLEQLTEDHRDSRHVLTRCLGSSRSDCTPDVLETDVQPGDVWLLSTDGVHETLTPEQLAAVLTDGADAQVAARALVESALAAGSRDNCTALVVRVPEDDSETVRGAA, from the coding sequence ATGAGCCGCGCCTTCGACGTGGGCTCGAGCTCCGAGCAAGGGCGCCGGGACTACCAGCAGGACGCCGTGGGCCACACCCGAGGCCCGGCCGGGCTCATCGCCGCCGTGGCGGACGGCCTGGGCAGCTACGAGGGCAGCGACAAGGCGGCCCAGGCTGCGGTGCGGTCGGTGCTAGGGCACGCGTACCTGGACCAGGTTGCCGTTGTTGGCGGTTCGCTCAAGCGCGGCCTGGAGTCCTCCGTCAGGTGCGCCCACCGTGACGTCCACCACGAGCAGCGCGTTGGCGGGCACTCGGGGCTCACCACGCTGGCTCTGCTGGTGCTGGTGGGGAAGCGCGCGGCGGTGGCGCACGTGGGCGACAGCCGCGTGTACCGGCTGCGCGCGGGGAAGCTGGAGCAGCTCACCGAGGACCACCGCGACAGCCGGCACGTCCTGACGCGGTGCCTCGGCAGCTCCCGTAGCGACTGCACGCCGGACGTGCTGGAGACGGACGTCCAGCCCGGGGACGTGTGGCTGCTGTCCACGGACGGCGTCCACGAGACGCTGACGCCGGAGCAGCTCGCCGCCGTGCTGACGGATGGCGCCGACGCCCAGGTGGCCGCCCGGGCGCTGGTGGAGTCCGCGCTCGCCGCCGGCAGCCGCGACAACTGCACCGCCCTGGTGGTGCGCGTGCCTGAGGACGACTCGGAGACGGTGCGAGGTGCTGCATGA
- the dbpB gene encoding DGQHR domain-containing protein DpdB → MSAPVQVALVGCGKKKLEHRAPARDLYTGNLFSAHLAEAEATTPHVYVLSALHGLLSLDEEVEPYDVTLRGMPPKARGAWGRQVLESLARRYPAGAVELLVYAGRAYAEPLQDALVASPREGWTLVEPLEGATQGARLRILAEASRMRAAARTPLRVPALEVEQPSGRRLYLFAVDGKRVPSFATVSRVRRTDGVLEGYQRPEVLNHVAAIREYMESAGALVPNAVVLAFDSRVRFEELPGTADGARHGHLVIPCQAGPDAPGFIVDGQQRLAAVRDAAVKAFPLACTGFIAETVGQQAEQFILVNSTKPLPKGLIHELLPSTTAALPAALERKRLPAQLLARLNVDEGSSLRGLVITQTCPRATGKKMGESFTGVIKDTSLLAALEDSLAHGTLFDLERADAGVDAMVARVSAWWAAVASTWPDAWARRPKESRLSHGAGVRALSLLMDAACHFLAQEGNAAPTQADFERELALVRDVCAWTSGTWAFPAGERRWNDVQNTPKEVALLAQHLGALYRERRAAKPHRRTRKAGAA, encoded by the coding sequence ATGAGCGCTCCCGTCCAGGTGGCCCTGGTGGGCTGCGGCAAGAAGAAACTCGAGCACCGTGCGCCTGCGCGCGACCTCTACACGGGCAACCTTTTCAGCGCGCACCTGGCCGAGGCCGAGGCCACGACGCCGCACGTCTACGTGCTGTCGGCCCTCCATGGACTGCTCTCGCTGGACGAGGAGGTTGAGCCTTACGACGTCACCCTCCGAGGGATGCCGCCCAAGGCGCGCGGTGCCTGGGGGCGGCAGGTGCTGGAGTCGCTCGCGCGCCGCTACCCGGCCGGCGCCGTCGAACTGCTCGTCTATGCGGGGCGTGCGTACGCGGAGCCTCTCCAGGATGCGCTCGTCGCCTCTCCGCGCGAAGGCTGGACGCTCGTGGAGCCGCTCGAGGGCGCCACCCAGGGGGCGCGGCTACGCATCCTCGCGGAGGCGAGTCGGATGCGCGCGGCGGCGCGGACTCCGCTGCGAGTCCCGGCGCTGGAGGTGGAGCAGCCGTCCGGCCGGCGCCTCTACCTTTTCGCGGTGGACGGCAAGCGGGTGCCCTCTTTCGCCACCGTCTCGCGGGTGCGCCGCACCGACGGCGTGCTGGAGGGCTACCAGCGCCCCGAGGTGCTCAACCACGTAGCCGCCATCCGCGAGTACATGGAGAGCGCGGGGGCGCTGGTGCCCAACGCGGTGGTGCTGGCCTTCGACTCGCGCGTCCGCTTCGAGGAGCTGCCCGGGACGGCGGACGGCGCGCGGCATGGGCACCTCGTCATCCCGTGCCAGGCCGGCCCGGACGCACCGGGCTTCATCGTGGATGGGCAGCAGCGCCTGGCCGCTGTGCGCGACGCGGCGGTGAAGGCCTTCCCGCTGGCATGCACCGGCTTCATCGCGGAGACGGTCGGCCAGCAGGCTGAGCAGTTCATCCTGGTCAACTCCACGAAGCCCCTGCCCAAGGGGCTCATCCACGAACTGCTGCCCAGCACGACGGCGGCACTCCCCGCGGCGCTGGAGCGCAAGCGCCTGCCGGCGCAGCTCCTCGCCCGCCTCAACGTGGACGAGGGCAGCAGCCTGCGCGGCCTCGTCATCACCCAGACGTGCCCCCGTGCCACGGGAAAGAAGATGGGGGAGAGCTTCACCGGCGTCATCAAGGACACGTCCCTGCTGGCCGCGCTGGAAGACTCCCTCGCGCACGGGACCCTCTTCGACCTGGAGCGCGCGGACGCAGGGGTGGACGCCATGGTGGCGCGCGTGTCCGCGTGGTGGGCCGCTGTCGCCAGCACCTGGCCGGATGCGTGGGCCCGGCGGCCCAAGGAGTCTCGCCTGTCGCACGGCGCGGGCGTGCGCGCCCTGTCGCTTCTCATGGACGCCGCCTGCCACTTCCTCGCGCAGGAGGGCAACGCCGCGCCCACGCAGGCCGACTTCGAGCGCGAGCTCGCGCTGGTGCGCGACGTCTGCGCCTGGACGTCCGGCACCTGGGCTTTCCCCGCCGGCGAGCGCCGGTGGAACGACGTGCAGAACACCCCCAAAGAGGTGGCCCTCCTCGCGCAGCACCTGGGCGCCCTCTACCGCGAGCGCCGCGCGGCGAAACCCCACCGGCGCACCCGAAAGGCTGGTGCCGCATGA
- a CDS encoding LexA family transcriptional regulator: protein MSCRPPPENGPSGGAPTKRQQEVLAYVHAYRQANGLAPSASEVCKRFGWASKRAATDYFERLEQRRLLKRLPNVHRGLIITESGEALANAYLSEHPEVLHG from the coding sequence ATGAGCTGCCGTCCCCCTCCCGAGAATGGCCCCTCCGGGGGCGCCCCCACGAAGCGCCAGCAGGAGGTGCTGGCCTACGTCCACGCGTACCGGCAGGCCAACGGACTGGCCCCGTCGGCGAGCGAGGTGTGCAAGCGCTTCGGCTGGGCGTCCAAGCGCGCCGCGACGGACTACTTCGAGCGGTTGGAGCAGCGCCGCCTCCTGAAGCGTCTGCCGAACGTCCACCGCGGGCTCATCATCACCGAGTCCGGAGAGGCACTGGCCAATGCCTACCTCAGCGAGCACCCCGAGGTGCTCCATGGGTAG
- a CDS encoding DNA cytosine methyltransferase — MSCIQEHEFTVGYLFCGAGVGAYGADCAQVEVDGHRATVRNVGGIDFEQERCDTFTKLTGAKSLCADIGRMRPRELRAFFGERAPYFMKWSPPCKGASRLTSKERAATKKYQDMNRLAVKAARKVLAAWQGDARPVMVVIENVPAYRHRCPENLAEVLRLGRRAGYEVSVVEHDLGEEAGLAQRRQRLTICWRDAKRCPVPVAMPNKKRLRGVGEVLGPLPFPDDPRAGKHHRLPKIEWLNAVRLALVPPGGDWRDLPPRGGVVAWLEARGLWPAGVDTSPFRALVEEQLGTPVQPGQQRREVHRRHPVQAWAEPAPTVSGPGGAGLCAVEDPRPLDALGLGHSPRRGAEGVTAWDGPAPTVRGVARHDNGGAAVADPRALEGVSLTHARGERFADQYRVQDWAAPGKTVTGATDVQAGAAVVADARPLDALALRADGRAGTCGVIDWREPAGTVIGMPYVSGGSTPVSVADPRLDGIAMGADNPLRHRNKYAVTDWAGPAGTVTAATRPGSGAPAVGDQRVLELVGLGQTAAGADSYHGRPGLFGVMDERAPAPTVSGSATVSSSNTPAALADSRAAAALDALGVGPTCRNGFYGVLEWDSPARTVTGSLQVDNGSAAIADPRPAPRPVISIHLALALLAEGWEPPKGALAPAILSPLSGCWHRPLTTLELAVLQGLPPVVDGMPLEFVSSSDARVRSMVGDGIPAGGALVWQEEQLLAALKSKLGHGWSLVSDFWFRPGFEGYAA; from the coding sequence ATGAGCTGCATCCAGGAGCACGAGTTCACCGTCGGGTACCTCTTCTGCGGCGCGGGCGTCGGTGCGTACGGCGCGGACTGCGCCCAGGTGGAGGTGGACGGCCACCGCGCCACCGTCCGCAACGTGGGCGGCATCGACTTCGAGCAGGAGCGCTGCGACACGTTCACGAAGCTGACGGGCGCGAAGTCTCTCTGTGCGGACATCGGACGCATGCGCCCGCGCGAGCTGCGCGCATTCTTCGGCGAGCGCGCGCCCTACTTCATGAAGTGGAGCCCGCCCTGCAAGGGCGCTTCCCGGCTCACTTCGAAGGAGCGCGCGGCGACGAAGAAGTACCAGGACATGAACCGGCTCGCGGTGAAAGCCGCGCGCAAGGTGCTGGCGGCGTGGCAGGGCGACGCGCGCCCCGTCATGGTCGTCATCGAGAACGTGCCGGCGTACCGGCACCGCTGCCCGGAGAACCTCGCGGAGGTGCTGCGCCTGGGCCGCCGCGCGGGCTACGAGGTGTCCGTCGTCGAGCACGACCTGGGCGAGGAGGCGGGGCTGGCTCAGCGCCGCCAGCGCCTCACTATCTGCTGGCGCGACGCGAAGCGCTGCCCGGTGCCGGTGGCGATGCCCAACAAGAAACGCCTGCGCGGCGTGGGTGAGGTGCTCGGGCCGCTGCCCTTCCCGGATGACCCGCGCGCGGGGAAGCACCACCGCCTGCCGAAGATTGAGTGGCTGAACGCGGTGCGCCTGGCGCTCGTTCCGCCGGGCGGGGACTGGCGGGACTTGCCGCCGCGTGGGGGCGTGGTGGCGTGGCTGGAGGCGCGCGGGCTGTGGCCGGCGGGCGTGGACACGAGCCCCTTCCGTGCCCTGGTGGAGGAGCAGCTCGGCACGCCAGTGCAGCCGGGCCAGCAGCGCCGCGAGGTGCACCGGCGGCACCCGGTGCAGGCCTGGGCGGAGCCGGCGCCCACGGTGTCCGGGCCTGGGGGCGCGGGGCTGTGCGCGGTGGAGGACCCTCGTCCCTTGGACGCGCTCGGACTCGGGCACTCCCCGCGGCGGGGCGCTGAGGGCGTGACGGCCTGGGACGGCCCGGCGCCCACGGTGCGCGGCGTCGCCCGGCACGACAACGGCGGCGCGGCCGTGGCCGACCCGCGCGCGCTGGAGGGGGTGTCCCTCACGCACGCACGGGGCGAGCGCTTCGCGGACCAGTACCGCGTGCAGGACTGGGCCGCCCCAGGCAAGACGGTGACGGGCGCCACGGACGTCCAGGCCGGCGCGGCTGTGGTGGCTGACGCCCGCCCCCTGGACGCGCTGGCGCTGCGCGCGGACGGCCGCGCGGGTACCTGCGGCGTCATCGACTGGCGCGAGCCCGCGGGCACCGTCATCGGCATGCCCTACGTCTCCGGCGGTAGCACGCCCGTCTCCGTGGCGGATCCGCGCCTGGACGGCATCGCCATGGGGGCGGACAACCCCCTGCGCCACCGGAACAAGTACGCGGTGACGGACTGGGCCGGGCCTGCGGGCACGGTGACCGCCGCCACGCGCCCCGGTAGTGGTGCACCCGCCGTGGGGGACCAGCGCGTCCTTGAGCTCGTCGGCCTGGGCCAGACGGCCGCGGGCGCGGACAGCTACCACGGTCGCCCCGGACTCTTCGGAGTCATGGACGAGCGCGCCCCGGCGCCCACCGTCTCCGGCTCCGCGACGGTGAGCAGCAGCAACACGCCGGCCGCGCTCGCGGACTCGCGCGCCGCGGCGGCACTCGACGCGCTGGGCGTCGGGCCCACCTGCCGCAACGGCTTCTACGGCGTGTTGGAGTGGGACTCTCCGGCACGCACGGTGACGGGGAGCCTCCAGGTGGACAACGGCTCCGCGGCCATCGCGGACCCGCGTCCCGCGCCCCGGCCCGTCATCAGCATCCACCTGGCCCTGGCGCTGCTCGCCGAGGGCTGGGAGCCGCCCAAGGGGGCGCTGGCCCCGGCCATTCTCTCGCCGCTTTCGGGCTGCTGGCACCGGCCGCTCACGACGCTGGAGTTGGCCGTCCTCCAGGGACTGCCGCCGGTGGTGGACGGGATGCCGCTGGAGTTCGTCTCCTCCAGCGACGCCCGCGTGCGCAGCATGGTGGGCGACGGCATCCCGGCGGGCGGCGCCCTCGTGTGGCAGGAGGAGCAGCTCCTCGCCGCGTTGAAGTCGAAGCTGGGCCACGGCTGGTCGCTGGTGAGCGACTTCTGGTTCCGCCCGGGCTTTGAGGGGTACGCGGCATGA
- a CDS encoding DEAD/DEAH box helicase, which produces MKTYGTVRLEARKLGSRGGERPAWVVQAEPHVALRLKRVFDRINKGDVGEVLLAATAETARELDWFLERYPMEVVGKEAKDFLRHGAREHARREAQVAELLAAEYQAPDFAMNVPPREYQRKAADMWLRLQRLLLADDVGLGKTASALTGFTDARTLPAVVVTLTHLPRQWQRELARFLPRLRVHVAKRATPEDVTRGRGGRKLPWPDVLVLNYHKLSGWADTLANAGVRSIVFDECQELRRGPESDKYRAAHYLAERTPFVIGLSATPIYNYGGEMFHVLDAIKPGVLGTREEFSREWCTGVDDKLNFKDPRAFGTYLRDAGLMLRRTRQDVGRELPSLSRDVHTVESDTRVLDEVQDKAAELARIILAQGGVKPEERLHASGELSWRLRQATGIAKAPFVAEFVRMLVENGERVLLYGWHHEVYSIWRERLAEYSPAIFTGQESPAQKEEQAQRFKSGQTPILIMSLRAGAGLDGLQHCCRTVVFGELDWSPGVHEQACGRVHRDGQPDPVMAYFLVSDSGSDPVVADVLGIKRNQMEGIRDPQASLMERLETDEGRVRKLAEAFLKNRRAA; this is translated from the coding sequence GTGAAGACGTACGGGACGGTGCGCCTGGAGGCGCGGAAGCTGGGCAGCCGCGGTGGTGAGCGGCCCGCGTGGGTGGTGCAGGCGGAGCCCCACGTGGCCCTGCGCCTGAAGCGCGTCTTCGACCGCATCAACAAGGGTGACGTCGGCGAAGTCCTCCTGGCTGCCACCGCGGAGACGGCGCGGGAGCTGGACTGGTTCCTGGAGCGCTACCCCATGGAGGTGGTGGGGAAGGAGGCGAAGGACTTCCTCCGGCACGGCGCGCGCGAGCACGCACGGCGCGAGGCGCAGGTGGCGGAGCTGCTGGCGGCCGAGTACCAGGCGCCCGACTTCGCGATGAATGTCCCGCCCCGGGAGTACCAGCGGAAGGCAGCGGACATGTGGCTGCGACTGCAGCGGCTGTTGCTCGCGGACGACGTTGGCCTGGGGAAGACGGCCTCCGCGCTGACGGGCTTCACGGACGCGCGCACGCTGCCGGCCGTGGTGGTGACGCTGACGCACCTGCCCCGGCAGTGGCAGCGCGAGCTGGCGCGCTTCCTGCCGCGCCTGCGCGTGCACGTGGCGAAGCGCGCGACGCCGGAGGACGTCACCCGGGGGCGCGGCGGGCGGAAGCTGCCGTGGCCGGACGTCCTCGTCCTCAACTACCACAAGCTGTCCGGCTGGGCGGACACGCTGGCCAACGCGGGCGTGCGCTCTATCGTCTTCGACGAGTGCCAGGAGCTGCGGCGCGGGCCGGAGTCGGACAAGTACCGGGCCGCCCACTACCTGGCGGAGCGCACGCCCTTCGTCATCGGCCTGTCCGCCACCCCCATCTACAACTACGGCGGGGAGATGTTTCACGTCCTCGACGCCATCAAACCCGGCGTCCTGGGCACGCGTGAGGAGTTCAGCCGGGAGTGGTGCACCGGCGTGGACGACAAGCTCAACTTCAAGGACCCGCGCGCCTTCGGCACGTACCTGCGCGACGCGGGACTCATGCTGCGCCGCACGCGGCAGGACGTCGGGCGGGAGCTGCCGTCCCTCTCGCGCGATGTGCACACCGTCGAGTCGGACACGCGGGTGCTCGACGAGGTGCAGGACAAGGCCGCGGAGCTCGCCCGCATCATCCTCGCCCAGGGCGGGGTGAAGCCGGAGGAGCGGCTCCACGCGTCCGGGGAGCTGTCCTGGCGCCTGCGGCAGGCCACCGGCATCGCGAAGGCGCCCTTCGTCGCCGAGTTCGTCCGCATGCTGGTGGAAAACGGCGAGCGCGTGCTGCTCTACGGCTGGCACCACGAGGTGTACAGCATCTGGCGGGAGCGGCTCGCGGAGTACTCCCCGGCCATCTTCACCGGCCAGGAGAGCCCCGCGCAGAAGGAGGAGCAGGCCCAGCGCTTCAAGTCGGGCCAGACGCCCATCCTCATCATGTCGCTGCGCGCGGGCGCGGGCCTCGACGGCCTCCAGCACTGCTGCCGCACGGTGGTGTTCGGCGAGCTGGACTGGAGTCCCGGCGTGCACGAGCAGGCGTGCGGCCGCGTCCACCGCGACGGCCAGCCGGACCCTGTCATGGCCTACTTCCTGGTGTCCGACTCCGGCTCCGACCCGGTGGTGGCGGATGTCCTCGGCATCAAGCGCAACCAGATGGAGGGCATCCGCGATCCGCAGGCCAGCCTCATGGAGCGGCTGGAGACGGACGAGGGGCGCGTGCGGAAGCTGGCCGAGGCCTTCCTGAAGAACCGGAGGGCGGCGTGA
- a CDS encoding terminase small subunit, with the protein MAKKSGSLNDRQAAFVREYLVDLNATRAAIRAGYAERSAAAMASELLRNPKVQEAVEAAQKARAERVQLKADDVLVELARLATSDVADAFDEHGALRPLKDMPVGLRRAIASIEVEQLKVDGAAVGTVAKVRMWDKPKSLELLSKHLGLLKEKLEVTGKDGAPVQVNAQQDLSGYTDEELQAIHAIHEAAARRRDAAERGGGEGGTGEAPEGP; encoded by the coding sequence ATGGCGAAGAAGAGCGGCAGCCTCAACGACAGGCAGGCGGCCTTCGTGCGCGAGTACCTGGTGGACTTGAATGCCACCCGGGCCGCCATCCGCGCCGGGTACGCGGAGCGCAGCGCCGCGGCCATGGCCTCGGAGCTCCTGAGAAACCCGAAGGTTCAAGAGGCGGTGGAGGCGGCCCAGAAGGCGAGGGCGGAGCGCGTCCAGCTGAAGGCGGACGACGTGCTGGTGGAGCTGGCGCGGCTGGCGACGTCGGACGTGGCCGACGCCTTCGACGAGCACGGGGCGCTGCGCCCGCTGAAGGACATGCCGGTGGGCCTGCGCCGGGCCATCGCCAGCATCGAGGTGGAGCAGCTGAAGGTGGACGGGGCTGCCGTCGGCACCGTGGCGAAGGTGCGCATGTGGGACAAGCCGAAGTCGCTGGAGCTGCTGTCGAAACACCTGGGGCTGCTGAAGGAGAAGCTGGAGGTGACGGGGAAGGACGGGGCGCCCGTCCAGGTAAACGCCCAACAAGACTTGTCGGGGTACACGGATGAAGAGCTGCAGGCCATCCACGCCATCCACGAGGCGGCCGCCCGGCGCCGAGACGCTGCCGAGCGCGGCGGCGGTGAAGGCGGAACTGGAGAGGCGCCAGAAGGCCCGTGA
- a CDS encoding DUF1073 domain-containing protein: MGKPRPSSSRSSAAVARADAMQNLATGLGVAGQDSRTAVVPVVQRRAPTYWEAMWRADAYSARIIEKPAEAMTMRRGDVRLGEDKAAEERVAAELDDLDVWARLATALKYARAYGGGALLLGVDDGLGTDLPLDSRAVRRLTHLTPITRQELTPVRWYRDPLRPRFGEVEVYAWQPVSPGGGAARLLVHESRLLVFTGVTTSPHHRVEEQGWGDSILARCVDALWDAAGGSGTLAALLASNGETVLGLKDLANLLSGADGKAKLRARLDAIRMARSAIGYTVVDKDDALQRQAAPLSGAGDAFDRLLRVLAAAADIPLSVLMGEAPAGLSATGSADMDNWHAYVEAQQEAVLRPRFNRLLRVLFRSQQGPTGGVEPPKWMLVFRPLRQETQKEVAERRKLVADTDALYINSGVLTPEEVALSRFGGPEWSAETKLETKDRAALAAARGGTPETGEGAEAPAPELPALPPLTTSEVPA, encoded by the coding sequence ATGGGTAAGCCTCGCCCCTCCTCCTCGCGAAGTAGCGCCGCCGTCGCCCGGGCGGACGCCATGCAGAACCTGGCCACGGGCCTGGGCGTCGCCGGGCAGGACTCGCGCACGGCCGTAGTGCCGGTGGTGCAGCGCCGGGCGCCGACGTACTGGGAGGCCATGTGGCGCGCGGACGCGTACTCCGCCCGCATCATCGAGAAGCCCGCCGAGGCGATGACGATGAGGCGCGGGGACGTGCGCCTGGGGGAGGATAAGGCCGCGGAGGAGCGCGTCGCGGCGGAGCTGGACGACCTGGACGTCTGGGCCCGGCTCGCCACCGCGCTGAAGTACGCGCGGGCCTACGGCGGCGGGGCTCTCCTCCTGGGTGTGGATGACGGGCTCGGGACGGACCTGCCGCTGGACTCCCGGGCGGTGCGACGCCTCACGCACCTGACGCCCATCACCCGGCAGGAGCTCACCCCCGTCCGCTGGTACCGCGACCCGCTGCGCCCGCGCTTCGGAGAGGTGGAGGTGTACGCGTGGCAGCCCGTGTCCCCGGGCGGGGGCGCGGCGCGGCTGCTGGTGCACGAGTCGCGGCTGCTCGTCTTCACGGGCGTGACGACGAGTCCCCACCACCGGGTGGAGGAGCAGGGCTGGGGGGACAGCATCCTGGCCCGGTGCGTGGACGCCCTCTGGGACGCGGCGGGCGGCTCGGGCACCCTGGCGGCCCTCCTGGCCAGCAACGGGGAGACGGTGCTGGGGCTGAAGGATTTGGCCAACCTCCTCTCCGGCGCGGACGGCAAGGCGAAGCTGCGCGCGCGGCTGGACGCCATCCGGATGGCACGCTCCGCCATCGGCTACACCGTGGTGGACAAGGACGACGCCCTCCAGCGCCAGGCCGCGCCCCTCTCCGGCGCGGGTGACGCCTTCGACCGCCTCCTGCGCGTGCTGGCCGCCGCCGCGGACATCCCCCTGTCCGTCCTCATGGGCGAGGCGCCGGCGGGCCTGTCCGCGACGGGGAGCGCGGACATGGACAACTGGCACGCCTACGTGGAGGCCCAGCAGGAGGCCGTCCTGCGCCCGCGCTTCAACCGGCTGCTGCGCGTCCTCTTTCGCAGCCAGCAGGGGCCCACGGGCGGCGTGGAGCCTCCGAAGTGGATGCTCGTCTTCCGGCCCCTGCGCCAGGAGACGCAGAAGGAGGTGGCGGAGCGCCGCAAGCTGGTGGCGGACACCGACGCCCTCTACATCAACTCCGGCGTGCTGACGCCCGAGGAGGTGGCCCTCAGTCGCTTCGGCGGGCCGGAGTGGAGTGCCGAGACGAAGCTGGAGACGAAGGACAGGGCCGCCCTGGCCGCCGCGCGCGGGGGGACGCCGGAGACAGGTGAGGGCGCGGAGGCGCCCGCACCGGAGCTGCCCGCCCTCCCGCCGCTGACGACGAGTGAGGTGCCGGCATGA
- a CDS encoding phage minor head protein — protein MKTLASLMAERRAAMAGRAPPRRGPRRLPRQAEPESQRLLYLRLLRPLLRDAHSILKAELRPVLEGMRAEDAQRADAPSPDGGFGRPGPTVEARAAVRRAAKQWLAEVPTPKLLRLAGVVAGKVSDFQRAQFRRVFKEGFSVDVLSAEPSLRPLVESFTRDNVALIQSMASSYFEEVEAHLVQALTTGARAEQLAEVLQQRYSVSESKAALIANDQVGKLYGSLNKTRQEGLGITHYVWRTARDNRVRPEHVALSGKRIPWDKPPPEGHPGQAVNCRCYADPDVESVLDTL, from the coding sequence ATGAAGACGCTCGCCTCTCTCATGGCCGAGCGCCGCGCCGCCATGGCGGGCCGGGCCCCACCGCGTCGCGGCCCGCGACGTCTGCCCCGGCAGGCGGAGCCCGAGTCCCAGCGCCTTCTGTACCTGCGCCTCCTGCGTCCGCTGCTTCGCGACGCGCACTCCATTCTCAAGGCGGAACTGCGCCCCGTGCTGGAGGGCATGCGCGCGGAGGATGCCCAGCGCGCGGACGCGCCGTCCCCGGACGGCGGCTTCGGCCGCCCCGGGCCCACCGTGGAGGCGCGCGCGGCCGTGCGCCGGGCCGCGAAGCAGTGGCTGGCCGAGGTGCCGACGCCGAAGCTGCTGCGCCTCGCGGGCGTGGTGGCGGGGAAGGTGTCCGACTTCCAGCGCGCGCAGTTCCGCCGCGTCTTCAAGGAGGGTTTCAGCGTGGACGTCCTCTCCGCGGAGCCCAGTCTGCGCCCGCTAGTGGAGTCCTTCACGCGGGACAACGTCGCCCTCATCCAGTCCATGGCCTCCAGCTACTTCGAGGAGGTGGAGGCGCACCTGGTGCAGGCACTCACCACCGGCGCGCGCGCGGAGCAGCTCGCCGAGGTGCTGCAGCAGCGCTACTCCGTCAGCGAGTCGAAGGCCGCCCTCATCGCGAATGACCAGGTGGGCAAGCTGTACGGCAGCCTCAACAAGACGCGCCAGGAGGGACTGGGCATCACCCACTACGTCTGGCGCACCGCGCGCGACAACCGCGTGCGGCCGGAGCACGTCGCCCTCTCCGGCAAGCGCATTCCCTGGGACAAGCCCCCGCCGGAGGGGCACCCCGGGCAGGCCGTCAACTGCCGCTGCTACGCGGACCCTGACGTCGAATCGGTGCTCGACACCCTCTGA